Proteins encoded by one window of Cupriavidus sp. EM10:
- the cphA gene encoding cyanophycin synthetase, whose amino-acid sequence MEVSRIRALRGPNLWCRHTAIEAIVACSDQSHLLAELPGFEDRLRARFPGIGPMRPDDEAGSPSMAHALEAAALGLQAAAGCPVTFSHAAPTLEPGTYQVVVQYSEEEVGRLAFELAEQLCLAARDDKPFDLDDALHRLRELDEDVRLGPSTGSIVYAAVARGIPYRRLTQGSMVQFGWGSKQRRIQAAETDMTSAVSESIAQDKELTKALLHAAGVPVPLGRSVTSAEQAWAAAQEINGPVVVKPRDGNQGKGVAVRIRTREEVMTAYEVAADISSDVLVERYIPGHDFRLLVVGKHLVAAARRDPPQVIGDGMHTVRQLVEEVNRDPRRGEGHATSLTKIRFDDIALATLAKQGLSADAVPAKGARVVLRNNANLSTGGSATDVTDDVHPDIAARAVAAAQMVGLDICGVDAVCETMLKPFEEQAGGIVEVNAAPGLRMHLQPSYGKGRAVGEAIISTMFADGDDGRIPVVAVSGTNGKTTTVRLITHILASNGLRMGMTGTDGVYIQGQRIDTGDCSGPRSARNVLLHPDVDAAVFETARGGLLREGLAFDRCDVAVVTNVGEGDHLGLSYISTVEDLAVLKSVIVQNVAPHGMAVLNAADPMVARMADACPGSITFFAQDAGLPTMALHRAQGKRVVFVEGAEIVATEGDMSMRFALADIPLTRNGSIGFQVENAMSSIAAAWALGIDWSVIRRALATFVNDAATAPGRFNVFDYKGATLIADYGHNPDAIQALCNAVETMPSKKRVVVISGAGDRRDEDIRKQTQILGGVFDDVLLYQDQCQRGREDGEVLALLQEGLVGAGRTSHTEEIRGEFLAIDTGLARLQPGDLCLILIDQVEEALDHIAKRVAEQ is encoded by the coding sequence ATGGAAGTCTCTCGTATCCGGGCACTGCGTGGCCCGAATCTCTGGTGCCGGCATACCGCCATCGAAGCCATCGTGGCCTGCTCGGACCAATCCCACCTGCTGGCCGAACTGCCGGGTTTCGAGGATCGGCTGCGCGCCCGCTTTCCGGGCATCGGCCCGATGCGCCCCGACGACGAAGCCGGTTCGCCGTCCATGGCCCACGCGCTGGAAGCCGCAGCACTGGGCCTGCAGGCCGCCGCCGGCTGCCCGGTGACGTTCAGCCACGCCGCGCCTACGCTGGAACCTGGCACCTACCAGGTGGTGGTGCAGTACAGCGAGGAAGAAGTGGGCCGCCTGGCCTTCGAGCTGGCCGAGCAGCTGTGCCTGGCCGCGCGCGACGACAAGCCGTTCGATCTGGACGACGCGCTGCACCGCCTGCGCGAACTCGATGAAGACGTGCGCCTGGGCCCGAGCACCGGGTCCATCGTCTACGCCGCCGTGGCGCGCGGCATCCCGTACCGCCGCCTGACGCAGGGTTCGATGGTGCAGTTCGGCTGGGGCAGCAAGCAACGCCGCATCCAGGCCGCCGAGACCGACATGACGAGCGCGGTGTCCGAATCGATCGCCCAGGACAAGGAACTGACCAAGGCGCTGCTGCATGCGGCCGGCGTGCCCGTGCCGCTGGGCCGGTCGGTGACCAGCGCCGAGCAGGCCTGGGCCGCCGCGCAGGAGATCAACGGCCCGGTGGTGGTCAAGCCGCGCGACGGCAACCAGGGCAAGGGCGTGGCCGTGCGCATCCGCACGCGCGAGGAAGTGATGACGGCCTATGAAGTGGCCGCCGACATTTCGTCCGACGTGCTGGTCGAGCGCTACATCCCCGGCCACGACTTCCGCCTGCTCGTCGTCGGCAAGCACCTGGTGGCCGCGGCGCGCCGCGATCCGCCGCAGGTGATCGGCGATGGCATGCACACGGTGCGCCAGCTGGTGGAGGAAGTGAACCGCGACCCGCGCCGTGGCGAAGGTCATGCCACGTCGCTGACCAAGATCCGTTTCGACGATATCGCGCTGGCCACGCTGGCCAAGCAGGGCCTGAGCGCCGACGCCGTGCCGGCCAAGGGAGCGCGCGTGGTGTTGCGCAACAACGCGAACCTGTCCACCGGCGGCAGCGCCACCGACGTGACCGACGATGTCCACCCCGACATCGCGGCACGCGCCGTGGCCGCCGCGCAGATGGTGGGCCTGGACATCTGCGGCGTCGACGCCGTATGCGAGACGATGCTCAAGCCGTTCGAGGAACAGGCCGGCGGCATCGTCGAAGTCAACGCCGCACCGGGCCTGCGCATGCACCTGCAGCCGTCGTACGGCAAGGGACGCGCGGTCGGCGAAGCCATCATCTCGACCATGTTCGCCGACGGCGACGATGGCCGCATCCCCGTGGTGGCTGTGTCGGGCACCAACGGCAAGACCACGACGGTGCGCCTGATCACCCATATCCTGGCCTCGAACGGCCTGCGCATGGGCATGACCGGCACCGATGGCGTGTACATCCAGGGCCAGCGCATCGACACCGGCGACTGCAGCGGCCCGCGCAGCGCGCGCAACGTGCTGCTGCATCCCGATGTGGACGCCGCCGTGTTCGAAACCGCTCGTGGCGGCCTGCTGCGCGAGGGCCTGGCCTTCGACCGCTGCGACGTGGCCGTGGTGACCAACGTGGGCGAAGGTGACCACCTGGGGCTGTCGTACATCAGCACCGTGGAAGACCTGGCCGTGCTCAAGAGCGTGATCGTGCAGAACGTGGCGCCGCACGGCATGGCCGTGCTCAACGCCGCGGATCCGATGGTGGCGCGCATGGCCGATGCCTGCCCGGGTTCGATTACGTTCTTCGCACAGGATGCGGGCCTGCCGACCATGGCGCTGCATCGCGCCCAGGGCAAGCGCGTGGTGTTCGTGGAAGGTGCCGAGATCGTGGCCACCGAGGGCGACATGAGCATGCGCTTTGCGCTGGCCGACATCCCGCTGACGCGCAACGGCTCGATCGGCTTCCAGGTGGAAAACGCGATGTCGTCGATTGCCGCCGCCTGGGCGCTGGGCATCGACTGGAGCGTGATCCGCCGCGCGCTGGCCACGTTCGTCAACGACGCCGCCACCGCGCCGGGCCGCTTCAACGTGTTCGACTACAAGGGCGCCACGCTGATCGCAGACTACGGCCATAACCCCGACGCAATCCAGGCGCTGTGCAATGCCGTGGAGACCATGCCGTCGAAGAAGCGCGTGGTGGTCATCAGCGGCGCGGGCGACCGGCGCGACGAGGATATCCGCAAGCAGACCCAGATCCTGGGCGGAGTGTTCGACGACGTGCTGCTGTACCAGGACCAGTGCCAGCGCGGCCGCGAAGACGGCGAAGTGCTGGCGCTGCTGCAGGAAGGCCTGGTCGGTGCCGGGCGCACCAGCCATACCGAGGAAATCCGCGGCGAATTCCTGGCCATCGACACGGGCCTGGCGCGACTGCAGCCGGGCGACCTGTGCCTGATACTGATCGACCAGGTGGAAGAAGCGCTGGACCACATCGCCAAACGCGTTGCCGAACAGTAA
- a CDS encoding ABC transporter ATP-binding protein yields MTQSSPSASNLPGLQGPWAAELGTGLLPGETVLAGLTLDLDARLHFTQGWLVVTDRRLISRAPGESALQSWDIAPGLTLAHGDHAGVGTLEFGDGRHRLASWRYTLGYNPDALRLADQFDARRDLLATGHAATPDADICPTCKAPIPPGEEQCPQCSRELETPPSTWALLRLWRFARPYRWELLAGFVLLLLGTAATLVPPYLTMPLMDKVLIPYQNGVPIDYDLVKLYLAGLLGAALVAWALGWARTYLLARVSERISADLRTTTYEHLLKLSLEYFGGKRTGDLMARIGSESDRISVFLSLHLLDFATDVLMIAMTSIILISINPWLALVTLVPLPFIAWMIHLVRDRLRHGFEKIDRIWSEITNVLADTIPGIRVVKAFAQEKREVVRFREANRHNLAINDRVNAVWSLFTPTVTLLTEVGLLVVWIFGIWQVSHNAITVGVLVAFLTYISRFYTRLDSMSRIVSVTQKAAAGAKRIFDILDHVSSVPEPQKPVRLENVRGAIEMRDLGFRYGNRAVIRGLNLTIEPGEMIGLVGHSGSGKSTLVNLICRFYDVSEGAIRVDGVDIRSLPVSDFRQNIGLVLQEPFLFFGTIADNIAYGKPDATREEIIAAARAAHAHEFILRLPHGYDSLVGERGQALSGGERQRISIARALLIDPRILIMDEATSSVDTSTEKEIQKALDNLVQGRTTIAIAHRLSTLRKADRLVVMDRGQIVEVGSHDELLAREGAYYKLYQAQARNVDTDADDVSAGNRAEAGEAVSAQ; encoded by the coding sequence ATGACCCAGTCCTCCCCGTCTGCTTCCAACCTTCCCGGCCTGCAAGGTCCCTGGGCTGCCGAACTCGGCACCGGCCTGCTGCCCGGGGAAACCGTCCTGGCCGGGTTGACGCTGGACCTGGACGCAAGGCTGCATTTTACCCAAGGGTGGCTGGTTGTGACGGATCGCCGTCTGATCTCTCGCGCCCCCGGGGAATCGGCGCTGCAAAGCTGGGACATCGCGCCCGGCCTGACCCTGGCCCATGGTGACCACGCCGGCGTGGGTACGCTGGAATTTGGCGACGGCCGGCACCGTCTGGCCAGCTGGCGCTACACGCTTGGTTACAATCCTGACGCCTTGCGGCTGGCCGACCAGTTCGATGCCCGCCGCGATCTTCTGGCAACCGGGCACGCCGCCACGCCGGACGCCGATATCTGCCCGACCTGCAAGGCGCCCATTCCGCCGGGCGAGGAGCAGTGCCCGCAGTGCAGCCGCGAACTGGAAACCCCGCCGTCCACCTGGGCCCTGCTGCGCCTGTGGCGCTTCGCGCGCCCCTACCGCTGGGAACTGCTGGCCGGATTCGTGCTGCTGCTGCTTGGCACTGCCGCCACGCTGGTGCCGCCGTACCTGACGATGCCGCTGATGGACAAGGTGCTGATCCCGTACCAGAACGGCGTGCCGATCGACTACGACCTGGTCAAGCTCTACCTGGCCGGCCTGCTGGGCGCCGCGCTGGTGGCCTGGGCGCTGGGCTGGGCGCGCACCTACCTGCTGGCGCGCGTGTCCGAACGCATCAGCGCGGACCTGCGCACCACCACCTACGAGCATCTGCTCAAGCTGTCGCTCGAATACTTCGGCGGCAAGCGCACCGGCGACCTGATGGCGCGGATCGGCTCCGAGAGCGACCGCATCAGCGTGTTCCTGTCGCTGCATCTGCTCGATTTCGCCACCGACGTGCTGATGATCGCCATGACGTCGATCATCCTGATTTCCATCAACCCGTGGCTGGCGCTGGTCACGCTGGTGCCGCTGCCGTTCATCGCGTGGATGATCCACCTGGTGCGCGATCGCCTGCGCCATGGTTTCGAGAAGATCGACCGGATCTGGTCCGAGATCACCAACGTGCTGGCCGATACGATCCCGGGTATCCGCGTGGTCAAGGCGTTCGCCCAGGAAAAGCGTGAGGTGGTGCGATTCCGCGAGGCCAATCGCCACAACCTGGCGATCAACGACCGCGTGAACGCCGTGTGGTCGCTGTTCACGCCAACCGTGACGCTGCTGACCGAGGTGGGCCTGCTGGTGGTCTGGATCTTCGGTATCTGGCAGGTCAGCCACAACGCGATTACCGTCGGTGTGCTGGTGGCGTTCCTGACCTATATCAGCCGCTTCTACACGCGCCTGGATTCGATGAGCCGGATCGTGTCGGTGACGCAGAAGGCGGCCGCCGGCGCCAAGCGCATCTTCGACATTCTCGACCACGTGTCCAGCGTGCCGGAGCCGCAAAAGCCCGTGCGCCTGGAAAACGTGCGCGGCGCCATCGAGATGCGCGACCTGGGCTTCCGCTATGGCAACCGCGCCGTAATTCGCGGCTTGAACCTGACCATCGAGCCGGGCGAGATGATTGGCCTGGTCGGTCACAGCGGGTCGGGCAAGAGCACGCTGGTCAACCTGATCTGCCGTTTCTACGATGTGTCCGAGGGCGCGATTCGCGTGGATGGCGTGGATATCCGCTCGCTGCCGGTATCGGATTTCCGCCAGAACATTGGCCTGGTGCTGCAGGAGCCGTTCCTGTTCTTCGGCACGATTGCCGACAATATCGCCTACGGCAAGCCCGATGCCACGCGCGAGGAGATCATCGCCGCGGCGCGCGCTGCCCACGCCCACGAGTTCATCCTGCGGCTGCCGCACGGCTATGACTCGCTGGTCGGCGAGCGCGGCCAGGCGCTGTCTGGCGGCGAGCGGCAACGTATCTCGATTGCCCGCGCGCTGCTGATCGATCCGCGCATCCTGATCATGGACGAGGCCACGTCGTCGGTGGACACCTCGACCGAGAAGGAAATCCAGAAGGCGCTGGACAACCTGGTGCAAGGCCGCACCACCATTGCCATCGCTCACCGGCTGTCGACGCTGCGCAAGGCCGACCGCCTGGTCGTGATGGACCGTGGCCAGATCGTCGAAGTGGGCAGCCACGACGAACTGCTGGCGCGCGAAGGCGCCTACTACAAGCTGTACCAGGCGCAGGCGCGCAATGTCGATACCGACGCGGACGACGTCAGCGCCGGCAATCGTGCCGAAGCAGGGGAGGCAGTCAGTGCCCAGTAA
- a CDS encoding DUF1854 domain-containing protein, translated as MQSPEFTLSRNSLGKLVLTTSAGTHHEGVVPVRAFPISATDDGVGMMSTDGKELAWIPRLDTLPAPTRQLIEAELASREFMPEIRKILGVSTYATPSIWTVQTDRGQTDLVLRGEEDIRRLTGNTLLISDSHGIHYLIRDQFALDKPSRKILDRFL; from the coding sequence ATGCAATCGCCCGAATTCACCCTGTCCCGCAACAGCCTGGGCAAGCTCGTGCTGACGACGTCCGCTGGTACGCACCATGAAGGCGTGGTGCCGGTGCGCGCGTTTCCGATTTCCGCCACCGACGACGGCGTGGGCATGATGAGCACCGATGGCAAGGAGCTGGCGTGGATTCCGCGTCTCGACACGCTGCCTGCGCCGACCCGCCAGCTGATCGAAGCCGAACTGGCATCGCGCGAATTCATGCCCGAGATCCGGAAGATCCTGGGCGTGTCGACATACGCCACGCCAAGCATCTGGACCGTGCAGACCGACCGTGGCCAGACCGACCTGGTATTGCGCGGCGAAGAGGACATTCGCCGGCTGACAGGCAACACGCTGCTAATCTCGGACAGCCACGGCATCCACTACCTGATCCGCGATCAGTTCGCGCTGGATAAGCCGAGTCGGAAAATTCTGGACCGGTTCCTCTGA
- a CDS encoding lytic polysaccharide monooxygenase: MSYKAIGLTCLALATTAAPLSVQAHGTMELPASRVLTCYQEGAEQPKSGACRAARAVGGAQQFYDWNGVRQGNAAGNHRAFVADGELCSGGSASFRGLDLARLDWPQTSIVPTPSGDYTFVWRATARHATQYFKYYITRDDWDPGMPLRWSDLEEFATVTGAQATDEGGKYRMKVQLPPGKKGSHIIYSIWQRGDSPEAFYACADVKFPGDGLAVRETGWEDQGMLAAKGDLVIGTKLTFRALDAMGRDAGKHVLTITAANARASTWAYQLAQKVNAESQIFRIGELQARNGASSIVPLNSATANRVFLSKSHAGYRYEIDKEAPSASGRSGGGDSAGASSTGLPDGSTLDAWREGPAYEIGQAVTYQGKRYVCLQRHTAWRGAGWTPAVTPALWRLIR; encoded by the coding sequence ATGTCCTACAAGGCTATCGGTCTCACTTGCCTGGCGCTCGCTACAACGGCGGCGCCGCTTTCCGTGCAGGCACACGGCACGATGGAGCTACCCGCCAGCCGGGTGCTGACCTGCTACCAGGAAGGCGCCGAACAACCGAAATCGGGCGCCTGCCGGGCTGCCCGGGCAGTCGGTGGCGCGCAGCAGTTCTACGACTGGAACGGCGTGCGCCAAGGCAATGCCGCTGGCAATCACCGCGCGTTCGTTGCCGACGGCGAGCTTTGTTCTGGCGGGTCGGCCAGCTTCCGGGGCCTGGACCTGGCCCGGCTGGACTGGCCGCAGACGTCCATCGTGCCCACGCCCAGCGGCGACTACACATTTGTCTGGCGCGCCACGGCGCGGCATGCCACGCAATACTTCAAGTACTACATCACGCGCGACGACTGGGACCCGGGCATGCCGCTGCGCTGGAGCGATCTTGAAGAATTTGCGACGGTGACCGGCGCGCAAGCGACCGATGAGGGCGGCAAATACCGCATGAAAGTGCAATTGCCGCCGGGCAAGAAGGGCAGCCACATCATCTACAGCATCTGGCAGCGTGGCGACAGCCCCGAGGCGTTCTACGCTTGCGCCGACGTCAAGTTCCCTGGCGACGGCCTGGCGGTGCGCGAGACCGGCTGGGAAGACCAGGGGATGCTGGCCGCCAAGGGCGACCTGGTGATCGGTACGAAGCTGACGTTCCGGGCACTGGACGCCATGGGGCGCGATGCCGGCAAGCATGTGCTGACGATCACCGCCGCCAATGCCAGGGCGAGCACGTGGGCTTATCAACTGGCCCAGAAGGTCAATGCGGAATCGCAGATCTTCCGCATCGGCGAGCTGCAGGCCCGCAATGGCGCATCGAGCATCGTGCCGCTGAACTCGGCCACCGCCAATCGCGTTTTCCTGAGCAAGTCGCATGCGGGCTATCGCTACGAGATCGACAAGGAAGCACCTAGCGCCAGCGGACGCAGTGGTGGAGGCGACAGCGCCGGCGCCAGTTCGACGGGTTTGCCGGACGGGAGCACGCTCGATGCGTGGCGCGAAGGTCCTGCGTATGAAATCGGTCAGGCGGTGACATATCAGGGCAAGCGCTACGTCTGCCTGCAACGTCATACCGCATGGCGCGGTGCAGGATGGACCCCTGCGGTGACGCCGGCTCTGTGGCGTTTAATTCGCTAA
- the gph gene encoding phosphoglycolate phosphatase (PGP is an essential enzyme in the glycolate salvage pathway in higher organisms (photorespiration in plants). Phosphoglycolate results from the oxidase activity of RubisCO in the Calvin cycle when concentrations of carbon dioxide are low relative to oxygen. This enzyme is a member of the Haloacid Dehalogenase (HAD) superfamily of aspartate-nucleophile hydrolase enzymes (PF00702).) — MAKFDAVFFDLDGTLADTAPDLAAAANRLVVEHGMAPVAYEKLRPVASHGARGLIGAAFGKRPEDPEFPALRDSFLDHYEADIAIHTRLFEGMDAVLAKLEADGVPWGIVTNKIARFTVPLVQAIGLAPRASAVVSGDTTPHAKPHPAPLLHAAELSGVAAARCLYVGDDLRDIQAGKAAGMATVSAAYGYCGEAEPPETWGADYLIHHPAELLELLR; from the coding sequence ATGGCGAAGTTCGACGCGGTTTTCTTCGATCTCGACGGTACCCTGGCCGATACGGCCCCCGACCTTGCCGCAGCCGCAAACCGGCTGGTCGTGGAACACGGCATGGCGCCCGTCGCGTACGAGAAGCTTCGCCCGGTAGCCTCGCATGGTGCGCGCGGGCTGATCGGCGCGGCCTTCGGCAAGCGGCCGGAGGACCCCGAGTTCCCGGCACTGCGCGATAGCTTCCTCGACCACTACGAGGCCGATATCGCCATCCATACACGCCTGTTCGAAGGCATGGATGCCGTATTGGCAAAGCTCGAGGCCGACGGCGTGCCCTGGGGCATCGTCACGAACAAGATCGCCCGCTTCACGGTGCCGCTGGTGCAGGCCATCGGCCTGGCACCGCGCGCTTCGGCCGTGGTCAGCGGCGACACCACGCCGCACGCCAAGCCGCACCCTGCCCCGTTGCTGCATGCCGCCGAACTGAGCGGCGTGGCTGCGGCGCGCTGCCTCTATGTCGGCGACGACCTGCGCGACATCCAGGCCGGCAAGGCCGCGGGCATGGCGACGGTCTCGGCAGCCTACGGGTACTGCGGCGAGGCCGAGCCGCCCGAAACGTGGGGCGCGGACTACCTGATCCATCACCCCGCCGAACTACTTGAATTGCTGCGCTGA
- the ubiG gene encoding bifunctional 2-polyprenyl-6-hydroxyphenol methylase/3-demethylubiquinol 3-O-methyltransferase UbiG produces MSHSTTLNASTQTGRNADPKEIDKFSELAHRWWDPNSEFKPLHDLNPLRLGWIDGIAHLSGKQVIDVGCGGGILSESMARIGATVRGIDLSAKALKVADLHSLESGVAITYEEIAVEDLAARAPASVDVVTCMEMLEHVPDPQSIVRACTTLVKPGGYVFFSTINRNLKAYLLAIVGAEYVLNMLPRGTHDYQKFITPSEMARFARNTGLEMVEMRGMTFNPLTQIYSLGRDTDVNYMIAFRKVA; encoded by the coding sequence ATGTCGCATTCGACCACGCTCAACGCCTCGACCCAAACCGGCCGCAACGCCGATCCGAAAGAGATCGACAAGTTCAGCGAGCTGGCCCACCGCTGGTGGGACCCGAACAGTGAATTCAAGCCGCTGCACGACCTGAACCCGCTCCGCCTGGGGTGGATCGACGGCATTGCGCACCTGTCGGGCAAGCAGGTCATCGATGTGGGCTGCGGCGGCGGCATCCTGTCGGAAAGCATGGCCCGCATTGGCGCCACCGTCAGGGGCATCGACCTGTCGGCCAAGGCGCTGAAGGTTGCCGACCTGCACAGCCTGGAATCGGGCGTGGCCATCACGTACGAGGAAATCGCCGTGGAGGACCTGGCCGCGCGCGCGCCCGCCAGCGTCGACGTGGTGACCTGCATGGAGATGCTGGAGCACGTACCCGATCCGCAGTCGATCGTGCGTGCCTGCACCACGCTGGTCAAACCCGGCGGCTACGTGTTCTTCTCGACCATCAACCGCAACCTGAAGGCCTACCTGCTGGCCATCGTCGGTGCCGAGTACGTGCTGAACATGCTGCCGCGCGGCACGCACGACTATCAGAAATTCATCACGCCGTCCGAGATGGCCCGCTTCGCCCGCAATACCGGCCTGGAGATGGTCGAGATGCGCGGCATGACGTTCAATCCCTTGACGCAGATCTATTCGCTCGGTCGCGACACCGACGTGAACTACATGATAGCGTTCCGGAAGGTGGCATGA
- the gyrA gene encoding DNA gyrase subunit A, with protein sequence MDQFAKETLPVSLEEEMRRSYLDYAMSVIVGRALPDVRDGLKPVHRRVLFAMHELNNDWNRAYKKSARIVGDVIGKYHPHGDTAVYDTIVRMAQNFSLRYMLVDGQGNFGSVDGDNAAAMRYTEIRLAKIAHEMLHDIDKETVDFEPNYDGSEKEPGILPARIPNLLINGSSGIAVGMATNIPPHNLNEVVDACLHLLRNPDTTIDELIELVPAPDFPTAGIIYGIQGVREGYRTGRGRVVMRARTHFEDIDRGARQAIIVDELPYQVNKRTLLERIAELVTEKKIEGISDIRDESDKSGMRVVIELKRNEVPEVVLNNLYKNTQLQDTFGMNMVALVDGQPRLLNLKQMLDAFLSHRREVVTRRTVFELRKARERGHVLEGLAVALANIDEFIAIIKAAPTPPLAKQELMAKAWDSGLVREMLSRAESDTAGGRASYRPDGLPAVFGMQPDGLYRLSDGQAQEILQMRLQRLTGLEQDKIVQEYREVMGLIADLLDILARPERITTIITEELGAIRAEFGDERRSQIEHNATELDTEDLITPQDMVVTLSHSGYMKSQPISEYRAQKRGGRGKLATATKEDDWIDTLFVANTHDYILCFSNRGRLYWLKVYEVPQGSRNSRGRPIVNMFPLADGEKINVILPVRQFDAEHFIFMATARGTVKKTVLTDFSNPRKAGIIAVDLDEGDFLIGAAITDGQHDVMLFSDAGKAVRFDENDVRPMGRQARGVRGMNLDEGQAVIAMLVAPAETEATESESTEGASPTVGSVLTATENGYGKRTPISEYTRHGRGTKGMIAIQTSERNGRVVAAALVSAEDEIMLITTGGVLIRTRVAEIREMGRATQGVTLINVDEGTKLSGLQRIVESDADSTGNGEDDDVAEDAAGTTGADGDTGAGASDADANS encoded by the coding sequence ATGGATCAATTCGCCAAAGAAACCCTTCCGGTCTCGCTGGAAGAGGAAATGCGCCGCTCATACCTCGATTACGCGATGAGCGTAATTGTGGGACGCGCGCTTCCCGACGTCCGGGACGGCCTGAAGCCGGTACACCGGCGCGTGCTCTTTGCGATGCATGAGCTCAATAACGACTGGAACCGGGCCTACAAGAAATCGGCGCGTATCGTCGGTGATGTGATTGGTAAGTATCACCCGCACGGTGATACGGCCGTCTACGACACGATCGTCCGCATGGCGCAGAATTTCTCGCTGCGCTATATGCTGGTCGACGGCCAGGGTAACTTCGGTTCTGTGGACGGAGATAACGCAGCGGCGATGCGTTATACCGAAATCCGCCTGGCGAAGATCGCCCATGAAATGCTTCACGATATCGACAAGGAAACTGTCGATTTCGAACCGAACTATGACGGTTCGGAGAAAGAGCCCGGTATTTTGCCGGCGCGAATCCCGAATTTGCTGATCAATGGTTCGTCGGGTATTGCCGTGGGTATGGCGACCAATATCCCGCCGCATAACCTGAATGAAGTTGTGGATGCCTGCCTGCATCTGCTGCGTAATCCCGATACCACGATCGACGAACTGATCGAACTGGTCCCCGCGCCTGATTTTCCGACCGCCGGCATTATCTATGGCATTCAGGGCGTGCGCGAAGGTTACCGAACCGGGCGCGGCCGGGTGGTCATGCGCGCGCGCACGCACTTCGAGGACATCGACCGCGGCGCGCGCCAGGCGATCATCGTCGACGAACTGCCGTACCAGGTGAACAAGCGGACACTTCTCGAGCGTATCGCCGAGCTTGTGACCGAGAAGAAGATCGAAGGCATTTCCGATATCCGCGACGAGTCTGACAAGTCAGGCATGCGCGTGGTGATCGAGCTCAAGCGCAACGAAGTGCCCGAGGTTGTGCTGAACAACCTATATAAGAACACCCAGCTGCAGGACACGTTCGGCATGAACATGGTGGCGCTGGTGGACGGCCAGCCGCGCCTGCTGAACCTCAAGCAGATGCTGGATGCCTTCCTGTCGCATCGCCGCGAAGTGGTGACGCGTCGTACCGTGTTCGAACTGCGCAAGGCGCGCGAGCGCGGCCACGTGCTGGAAGGCCTGGCCGTGGCGCTGGCCAACATCGACGAGTTCATCGCGATCATCAAGGCGGCCCCGACGCCGCCGCTGGCCAAGCAGGAACTGATGGCCAAGGCGTGGGATTCCGGGCTGGTGCGCGAAATGCTCTCGCGTGCCGAAAGCGACACCGCCGGCGGCCGCGCCTCGTATCGTCCCGATGGCCTGCCAGCCGTGTTCGGCATGCAGCCCGACGGCTTGTACCGCCTGTCCGACGGTCAGGCGCAGGAAATCCTTCAGATGCGCCTGCAACGCCTCACGGGGCTGGAGCAGGACAAGATCGTCCAGGAATACCGAGAGGTAATGGGCCTGATCGCCGACCTGCTGGACATCCTGGCACGTCCGGAGCGCATCACCACGATCATCACCGAGGAACTGGGCGCCATCCGCGCCGAATTCGGCGACGAGCGCCGCTCGCAGATCGAGCACAACGCGACCGAGCTCGACACCGAGGACCTGATCACGCCGCAGGACATGGTGGTCACGCTGTCGCACTCGGGCTACATGAAGAGCCAGCCGATTTCCGAATATCGCGCGCAAAAGCGCGGTGGCCGCGGCAAGCTGGCCACGGCGACCAAGGAAGACGACTGGATCGACACGCTGTTCGTGGCCAACACGCACGACTACATCCTGTGCTTCTCGAACCGTGGCCGCCTGTACTGGCTCAAGGTCTACGAAGTGCCGCAAGGGTCGCGTAACTCGCGTGGTCGCCCGATCGTGAACATGTTCCCGCTGGCTGACGGCGAGAAGATCAACGTGATCCTGCCGGTGCGCCAGTTCGACGCCGAACACTTCATCTTCATGGCGACGGCGCGCGGCACGGTCAAGAAGACCGTGCTGACCGATTTCTCGAATCCGCGCAAGGCCGGCATCATTGCCGTCGACCTCGACGAGGGCGACTTCCTGATCGGCGCGGCCATCACCGATGGCCAGCACGACGTGATGCTGTTCTCCGATGCCGGCAAGGCCGTGCGTTTCGACGAGAACGACGTGCGTCCGATGGGCCGTCAGGCCCGTGGCGTGCGCGGCATGAACCTTGATGAAGGCCAGGCCGTGATCGCCATGCTGGTAGCACCGGCGGAAACGGAAGCGACGGAAAGCGAGTCGACTGAAGGCGCATCGCCGACGGTGGGCAGCGTGCTGACCGCTACCGAGAACGGCTACGGCAAGCGCACGCCGATCTCCGAGTACACTCGACACGGCCGTGGCACCAAGGGCATGATTGCGATCCAGACCAGCGAGCGCAATGGCCGCGTGGTGGCCGCCGCACTGGTGTCGGCCGAGGACGAGATCATGCTGATCACGACGGGCGGCGTGCTGATCCGCACCCGCGTGGCCGAGATTCGCGAGATGGGCCGCGCCACCCAGGGTGTGACGCTGATCAACGTGGACGAAGGCACCAAGCTGTCAGGCCTGCAGCGCATCGTCGAGTCGGATGCTGACAGCACAGGCAACGGCGAGGACGACGACGTGGCAGAAGATGCCGCGGGGACGACTGGTGCCGATGGCGATACCGGAGCCGGCGCCTCCGACGCGGACGCCAATTCGTAA